A single window of bacterium DNA harbors:
- a CDS encoding extracellular solute-binding protein: protein MRRMTRFHRPVVAALVAVALVLIGSTVPNAARAAEAVTLNLYISGDTNVFDLFQKGFIPAFTQRYPKYKVNFVGLLHGNGSDGVYAKILGAKRAGRTTDVDLWEAEPGYVDAGIPENLWVKLSPKLLPNIAKVPQDILQAVDYFGVPYRGSSVVIGYNSKFINTAPRTFDDVVAWIKANPGKFTYCDPNTGGSGQAFVTAAIYRFTGPDKFAKGYDPKEEAAWDPGWKLLRELQPAMYNNGFHPNGNVAVLQLMAQENIYMASVWSDQGLDFFKRGQLPKTMKFTQITPPLIGDDARVMLPAGGAHLEGAMTFLNWLLTPEAQTMVINMIAGYPGIEWKYMPAPLRDQFKDVAKGFSPYPSPKYLADIKRLWHEKVVVGQ from the coding sequence ATGCGAAGGATGACCAGATTCCACAGGCCCGTTGTCGCCGCACTGGTCGCCGTTGCGCTGGTCCTGATAGGGTCGACCGTTCCCAACGCGGCCCGAGCCGCCGAAGCTGTCACCCTGAACCTCTACATCAGCGGCGACACCAACGTCTTCGATCTATTCCAGAAGGGTTTCATTCCGGCCTTCACCCAGCGGTACCCGAAGTACAAGGTCAATTTCGTGGGCCTGCTGCACGGCAACGGGTCCGACGGCGTCTACGCCAAAATCCTCGGCGCCAAGCGCGCCGGACGCACCACGGACGTCGACCTCTGGGAGGCGGAACCTGGATACGTGGACGCGGGAATCCCCGAGAATCTCTGGGTCAAGCTGAGCCCCAAGCTGCTTCCGAATATCGCCAAGGTGCCTCAGGATATCTTGCAGGCCGTGGACTACTTCGGGGTGCCCTACCGAGGATCGTCGGTCGTCATCGGCTACAACAGCAAGTTCATCAACACGGCTCCCCGAACGTTCGACGACGTTGTGGCCTGGATCAAGGCGAATCCCGGCAAGTTCACCTACTGCGACCCGAACACCGGCGGATCGGGCCAGGCGTTCGTGACGGCGGCGATTTACCGGTTCACCGGTCCGGACAAGTTCGCGAAGGGCTACGATCCCAAGGAGGAAGCCGCCTGGGATCCCGGCTGGAAGTTGCTGCGAGAACTCCAGCCCGCAATGTACAACAACGGGTTCCACCCAAACGGCAATGTGGCTGTCCTGCAGCTGATGGCGCAAGAGAACATCTACATGGCGTCGGTCTGGTCTGATCAGGGGTTAGATTTCTTCAAGCGCGGCCAGCTCCCCAAGACTATGAAGTTCACCCAGATCACCCCACCCCTGATCGGAGATGACGCGCGAGTGATGCTCCCTGCAGGCGGGGCGCACCTGGAAGGCGCGATGACATTCCTTAACTGGCTTCTGACGCCCGAGGCCCAGACGATGGTTATCAATATGATCGCCGGGTATCCGGGGATCGAGTGGAAGTACATGCCGGCCCCCCTGCGCGATCAGTTTAAGGATGTGGCGAAGGGATTCTCCCCGTATCCCAGTCCCAAGTATCTCGCCGACATTAAGCGTCTCTGGCACGAGAAGGTCGTGGTCGGTCAGTGA
- a CDS encoding ABC transporter permease subunit produces MTDARKGSASARKEGALGLALVLPPLLVLIFLIVVPAITAIIETLSPPAGTTTGLTFNTYAQVLGARIVRSDIIFSVDIALISVAVVFCLSYPLALYLRFAQGRLPALFAVLFTIPLFVPVVIASFAMITFLVNHGLISTMLYRLGIARFPSLVYNATGIVLTQVWASIPFAVLILGAGLQSIDDALIDGARDVGAGPLRTFVSIILPLNAIPTMITLTLLFISIFGSFTIPYLVGGNAPQMLGVTMTNYLTQYFRRTEAVTMAVIAFIIAAAVGAIYVTSVSRRERNLL; encoded by the coding sequence GTGACGGACGCACGAAAAGGAAGCGCGTCGGCAAGAAAAGAGGGAGCGCTGGGGCTCGCCCTGGTGCTCCCTCCCCTTCTGGTCCTGATTTTCCTGATCGTGGTTCCCGCCATCACGGCCATCATCGAGACGCTGTCGCCGCCCGCTGGGACGACTACGGGACTGACCTTTAACACCTACGCGCAGGTGCTGGGCGCGCGCATCGTCCGGTCCGACATCATCTTTAGCGTCGACATCGCGCTCATCTCCGTCGCCGTGGTGTTTTGCCTGAGCTATCCGCTGGCCCTCTACCTGCGGTTCGCGCAGGGCCGGCTGCCGGCGTTGTTTGCCGTCCTGTTCACGATCCCGCTCTTTGTCCCGGTCGTCATCGCGTCGTTCGCCATGATCACGTTTCTCGTGAACCACGGCCTGATCTCCACGATGCTCTACCGCCTGGGGATCGCACGGTTTCCCTCCCTCGTGTACAATGCGACCGGGATTGTCCTCACACAGGTGTGGGCCAGCATTCCGTTTGCCGTGCTGATCCTGGGCGCGGGGCTGCAGTCGATTGACGACGCGCTCATCGACGGCGCGCGGGACGTCGGGGCCGGCCCGCTGCGCACGTTCGTCTCGATTATCCTCCCCCTCAACGCCATCCCCACCATGATCACGCTCACCCTGCTGTTCATAAGCATTTTCGGATCGTTCACGATCCCGTATCTCGTCGGCGGGAACGCGCCGCAGATGCTGGGCGTGACGATGACGAACTACCTCACCCAGTACTTCCGGCGGACTGAGGCAGTGACGATGGCGGTGATCGCGTTCATCATTGCCGCTGCGGTGGGCGCCATCTACGTGACGAGCGTAAGCAGGCGGGAGAGGAACTTGTTGTGA
- a CDS encoding ABC transporter permease subunit, translating into MSGPWYWAIGGLRRAVALGAFCALAAFILGPLFTLLLWAVAGSWLFPNLLPEFSLKWWAYVVGNSDVLKAIKMSFLSAPVATLLSAVICIPAAYAFARLDFPGRRALLLSFLSANAFPKIGLYISIATLFYRLNLMDTFAGVVLIQIVNTLLFMIWIPTGTFRGINRNLEEAARDVGAGSLRTFFQITLPIALPGIIVALLFAFLAAFDEAQGTLIVGTPNHMTMPVLMYTLVLSYPQPVGAVFSVLLSLPSLIFLLLAQRYLRAGYLAAGYSL; encoded by the coding sequence GTGAGCGGCCCCTGGTACTGGGCGATCGGAGGGCTGCGGCGCGCGGTCGCGCTCGGCGCATTCTGCGCCCTCGCCGCGTTCATCCTGGGGCCTCTGTTCACCCTCCTCCTGTGGGCCGTCGCGGGAAGCTGGTTGTTCCCCAACCTGCTTCCGGAGTTTTCGCTCAAGTGGTGGGCCTACGTCGTTGGCAACTCCGATGTGCTGAAGGCGATTAAGATGAGCTTCCTGAGTGCGCCGGTTGCGACGCTTCTCTCGGCCGTTATCTGCATCCCCGCCGCGTACGCCTTCGCGCGCCTGGACTTCCCGGGCCGCCGGGCACTCCTCCTGTCGTTTCTCAGCGCGAACGCGTTTCCAAAGATCGGCCTGTACATCAGCATTGCGACTCTGTTTTACCGCCTGAACCTGATGGACACGTTCGCTGGCGTCGTCCTGATCCAGATCGTCAACACGCTGCTGTTCATGATCTGGATCCCTACGGGGACCTTCCGAGGGATCAACCGGAATCTGGAAGAGGCTGCTCGCGACGTGGGAGCCGGATCTCTCCGCACGTTTTTTCAGATCACCCTCCCGATCGCGCTGCCGGGGATCATCGTGGCGCTACTGTTCGCCTTTCTCGCCGCCTTCGACGAGGCGCAGGGCACGCTCATTGTGGGGACGCCCAACCACATGACCATGCCTGTCTTAATGTACACGCTCGTCCTCAGTTATCCTCAGCCGGTGGGCGCGGTGTTTTCCGTGCTCCTCTCCCTGCCGTCCCTCATCTTTCTGCTCCTGGCGCAGCGATACTTGCGGGCCGGGTACCTCGCCGCCGGATACAGTTTGTGA
- a CDS encoding ABC transporter ATP-binding protein produces the protein MARLSLSHVTKQFGIHAAVHDVSLEVQDGELMCLLGPSGCGKTTTLRMIGGFLIPDAGDIQIGGRTVVALPPERRPTAMVFQRYNLWPHMTVAGNIAFGLKLRRLPGDAIGQKIKDVLALVGLPGSAQKYPHQLSGGEQQRVAVARALVLEPQILLLDEPFSNLDARLRVHMREEVKQLQRKIGITTVFVTHDQEEALTIADRIAVMKDGILQQVDTPDALYARPQTLFVADFIGTMNLIPASALPGGRSIAAGPWRLAVVGGRWPEGDAVTLAVRPEDFVVSAEGAPARVRRVVNLGHYLQVLLDAPGAGALRMFTEKSASFAEGQEVRLSIAHALAFHGAEVVEIGGPMRPPVATPADRA, from the coding sequence ATGGCGCGCCTCTCCCTGAGCCACGTCACCAAGCAGTTCGGGATCCACGCCGCGGTCCACGACGTCAGCCTGGAGGTGCAGGACGGCGAGCTAATGTGCCTGCTCGGCCCATCGGGCTGTGGGAAGACGACGACGTTGAGGATGATCGGCGGGTTCCTGATCCCGGACGCGGGGGATATCCAGATCGGCGGCCGGACCGTCGTCGCCCTCCCCCCGGAGCGGCGCCCGACCGCGATGGTGTTTCAGCGCTACAACCTGTGGCCGCACATGACCGTCGCAGGAAATATCGCGTTTGGCCTCAAACTGCGCCGCCTGCCGGGAGACGCCATCGGGCAGAAGATCAAGGACGTGCTCGCGCTGGTCGGGCTCCCGGGTTCCGCCCAGAAGTATCCGCATCAGCTGTCCGGCGGTGAGCAGCAGCGCGTCGCCGTCGCCCGCGCGCTCGTGCTGGAGCCGCAGATCCTCCTGCTCGACGAGCCGTTCAGCAACCTGGACGCACGCCTCCGGGTGCATATGCGCGAAGAGGTCAAGCAGCTCCAGCGGAAGATCGGGATCACCACCGTGTTTGTCACCCACGACCAAGAGGAAGCGCTCACGATCGCCGACCGCATCGCGGTGATGAAGGACGGCATCCTCCAGCAGGTCGACACACCCGACGCGCTGTACGCGCGCCCGCAGACATTGTTCGTTGCCGACTTCATCGGCACCATGAACCTGATCCCCGCCAGCGCGCTGCCCGGTGGTCGAAGCATCGCGGCGGGCCCGTGGCGGCTGGCCGTGGTGGGGGGGCGGTGGCCGGAGGGCGACGCGGTGACGCTCGCCGTCCGCCCGGAAGACTTCGTGGTGAGTGCGGAGGGCGCGCCCGCCAGAGTCCGCCGGGTCGTCAATCTTGGGCACTACCTGCAGGTGCTGCTTGACGCCCCGGGCGCCGGAGCCCTTCGGATGTTCACCGAAAAGAGCGCATCGTTTGCCGAAGGTCAGGAGGTCCGGCTCAGCATCGCCCACGCCCTCGCGTTCCACGGCGCGGAGGTCGTCGAGATTGGCGGCCCGATGCGTCCGCCGGTAGCGACCCCCGCCGACCGGGCGTGA
- a CDS encoding serine hydrolase has protein sequence MMERLATRLNELCGTHPFETGWYLKDLSSGESTHRRGDVVVPSASTRKISIMMAALRAVHTGRFSLDQPVTIQAKYQISNSGCFQHLRPGFSVTLHDILVMMIVVSDNTCTGTIADMLGLDQINEFCRSAGMTGTTHRQGIPPNPDAQADRPPDLGRINVTTPADVGLLLDLVQQGTHDARAAGRLGGTPELCRLAVDILSWQLLNTRLPALLPTGTKVAHKTGTAGRNINDAGIIFQDDRPAFILTVYTGGVPEELADGTPGKAAADHHIARLCRTCWDVLSAKRVGV, from the coding sequence ATGATGGAGCGTCTCGCGACCCGTCTCAACGAACTGTGCGGCACGCACCCCTTCGAAACCGGGTGGTACCTGAAAGATCTCTCGAGCGGTGAATCCACCCACCGGCGCGGCGACGTCGTGGTGCCATCGGCAAGCACGCGGAAGATCTCCATCATGATGGCCGCGCTGCGCGCGGTCCACACCGGCAGGTTCTCGCTGGACCAGCCCGTGACGATTCAGGCCAAGTATCAGATCAGCAACAGTGGGTGCTTCCAGCACCTCCGCCCCGGTTTCTCGGTGACGCTGCACGACATCCTCGTCATGATGATCGTCGTCAGCGACAACACGTGCACGGGGACCATCGCGGATATGCTCGGATTGGACCAGATCAACGAGTTCTGCCGGTCGGCCGGCATGACGGGCACGACCCACCGGCAGGGGATTCCACCCAATCCGGATGCGCAGGCGGATCGCCCCCCCGACCTCGGGCGGATAAATGTCACGACCCCGGCCGACGTCGGCCTCCTCCTGGATCTCGTCCAGCAAGGGACCCATGATGCCCGGGCGGCGGGGAGACTCGGGGGTACTCCCGAGCTCTGCCGTCTGGCCGTCGACATTCTGAGCTGGCAACTCCTGAATACGCGGCTCCCGGCGTTGCTCCCGACGGGCACAAAAGTCGCGCACAAGACGGGCACCGCGGGGCGAAACATCAATGACGCCGGGATCATCTTCCAAGACGATCGCCCGGCGTTCATCCTCACGGTCTACACCGGGGGCGTCCCGGAGGAACTGGCGGACGGCACGCCCGGGAAGGCAGCGGCCGATCACCACATCGCGCGCCTGTGCCGGACCTGCTGGGACGTATTGAGCGCAAAACGCGTGGGCGTCTAG
- a CDS encoding MBL fold metallo-hydrolase has translation MNSPAQYVAGRRIGGARITVISDGTLEWTPRILAPEGALRQAIPELSARGTLTLGLNLVHVALGAASIVIDPGCDDPSSSWQQGFAAKWPGLRRSPGLRAGLAAVGVDPAGVTHVAITHAHADHFAGVMVERNGRDVVRFPNARHFIGRRDWEESPARGDPASDLSVRLGAVARAGLLDLIDGEREVAPGVTIIPAPGETPGHCIVRVDSSGEGFYYVGDLFHHPCEVEHADWIPAGRDLDASRDSRVRVFGEIAARRATAVFSHDRFPAWGRVVPAGNSFGWERDG, from the coding sequence ATGAATTCGCCCGCGCAGTATGTGGCTGGCCGCCGGATCGGCGGGGCGCGCATCACTGTGATCTCGGACGGCACGCTCGAGTGGACGCCAAGGATCCTGGCTCCCGAAGGCGCCCTGCGGCAGGCGATCCCCGAACTCAGCGCGCGGGGCACGCTCACGCTCGGGCTCAATCTCGTCCACGTGGCGCTCGGCGCCGCGTCGATCGTCATCGACCCCGGATGCGACGACCCATCGTCATCCTGGCAGCAGGGATTCGCGGCAAAATGGCCGGGCCTCCGCCGGTCACCCGGACTGCGGGCCGGGCTGGCCGCCGTCGGCGTCGATCCGGCCGGCGTCACGCATGTGGCGATCACGCACGCGCACGCCGACCACTTCGCGGGCGTGATGGTCGAGCGGAACGGGCGCGACGTCGTGCGCTTCCCGAACGCCCGCCACTTTATCGGCCGCAGGGACTGGGAGGAGAGTCCGGCCCGGGGAGATCCCGCCTCCGACCTGTCGGTGCGTCTCGGCGCGGTCGCTCGGGCGGGCCTCCTCGACCTGATCGACGGGGAGCGCGAAGTGGCGCCCGGCGTCACCATCATCCCCGCACCGGGCGAAACCCCCGGCCACTGTATAGTCCGCGTCGATTCGAGCGGGGAGGGCTTCTATTACGTAGGCGATCTCTTCCACCACCCGTGCGAGGTGGAGCACGCGGACTGGATTCCGGCCGGCCGCGACCTCGACGCGTCGCGCGACTCCCGCGTCCGCGTATTCGGCGAGATCGCGGCGCGCCGCGCGACCGCCGTCTTCAGCCACGACCGCTTCCCGGCTTGGGGGCGCGTCGTGCCGGCGGGGAACTCCTTCGGATGGGAGCGCGACGGATAG
- a CDS encoding helix-turn-helix domain-containing GNAT family N-acetyltransferase has translation MDHPDLDDVNAEAEGSFDQRVAAVRRFNRFYTRKIGVLHEGFLGSPFPLAQVRVLYELAHRMRPTAAELSKELALDPGYLSRMLQGFEKRGLIEKSPSDTDGRQSLLSLTAQGREAFAPLNARSRDEIGAMLRDLFPVEQIRLVEAMQTIEGLLGARPEPKTPYLLRPPQPGDMGWIVHRHGVVYALEHGWDEQFEALVAGVVAKFIQTFDPKRERCWIAEKDGEVAGSVFLVHQSKTVAQLRLLFVEPKARTMGIGARLASEAMRFARQARYRKITACTYSALRAAQRVYERAGFRLVREEPRHRFGHDLVTQRWELRL, from the coding sequence GTGGACCATCCGGACCTGGATGACGTGAACGCGGAGGCCGAAGGGAGTTTCGATCAGCGCGTCGCCGCCGTGCGGCGCTTCAATCGATTTTACACCCGCAAGATAGGCGTGCTGCACGAAGGGTTCTTGGGGAGCCCGTTTCCCCTGGCCCAGGTGCGCGTCCTCTATGAGCTGGCGCATCGCATGCGGCCCACCGCAGCCGAACTCAGCAAGGAGCTGGCCTTGGATCCGGGCTATCTGAGCCGCATGCTGCAGGGCTTTGAGAAGCGCGGCCTGATCGAGAAATCGCCCTCGGACACCGATGGTCGCCAGAGCCTCTTGTCGCTGACGGCGCAAGGACGGGAGGCTTTCGCCCCGCTCAACGCCCGCTCACGCGACGAGATCGGCGCGATGCTGCGCGACCTGTTCCCGGTCGAGCAGATCCGTTTGGTCGAGGCGATGCAGACGATCGAGGGGCTGCTCGGTGCACGACCCGAACCCAAGACCCCCTACCTCCTCCGGCCCCCCCAGCCGGGCGACATGGGGTGGATCGTCCACCGCCACGGTGTGGTGTACGCGCTCGAGCACGGATGGGACGAACAGTTCGAGGCGCTGGTGGCGGGCGTCGTCGCGAAATTCATCCAGACCTTCGACCCGAAGCGGGAGCGCTGCTGGATCGCCGAAAAAGACGGCGAGGTGGCCGGCTCCGTGTTCCTCGTCCATCAGTCGAAGACGGTGGCCCAACTCCGCCTGCTGTTCGTCGAGCCGAAGGCCCGTACGATGGGCATCGGCGCGCGCCTGGCGAGCGAGGCCATGCGCTTCGCCCGGCAGGCGCGTTACCGGAAGATCACGGCGTGCACGTACAGCGCGCTTCGCGCCGCCCAACGCGTCTACGAACGAGCAGGCTTCCGCCTCGTCCGCGAGGAACCCCGTCACCGTTTCGGCCATGACCTGGTCACACAGCGATGGGAGTTGAGACTGTGA
- a CDS encoding antibiotic biosynthesis monooxygenase, with protein sequence MIARVWSAHTTPALAPAYVDHLKTHVLPAVRKVPGYSGAMLLEREVAGAIEVLVITWWRSLEAIHGFAGADAEDAVVADEAAALLTQFDRRVRHYTLVVKDDAGGGGPSGPG encoded by the coding sequence ATGATCGCCCGCGTCTGGTCGGCGCACACGACACCCGCATTGGCCCCCGCCTACGTTGATCATCTGAAGACCCACGTCCTGCCGGCCGTGAGGAAGGTGCCCGGGTACAGCGGTGCCATGCTCCTAGAGCGAGAGGTCGCCGGTGCGATCGAAGTCCTCGTCATTACCTGGTGGCGGTCGCTCGAGGCCATCCACGGGTTTGCCGGAGCCGACGCTGAGGATGCCGTCGTCGCCGATGAAGCCGCTGCGCTGCTCACTCAGTTCGACCGCCGCGTCCGGCACTACACGCTGGTCGTCAAGGACGACGCGGGCGGCGGTGGACCATCCGGACCTGGATGA
- a CDS encoding YciI-like protein, producing the protein MQYYALFYDVVDDFVSRRVPYRDEHLRLARDAHRRGELLLAGALNDPADRALLVFRASDRSVVERFVRNDPYVSSRLVTRWEVRPWSVVVGNEPSDAPPAGAGR; encoded by the coding sequence ATGCAGTACTACGCGCTCTTCTACGACGTGGTCGACGACTTTGTGTCCCGCAGGGTCCCGTATCGCGATGAACATCTGCGCCTCGCCAGGGACGCGCATCGTCGTGGGGAGCTGTTGCTGGCGGGCGCGCTGAATGATCCGGCGGATCGGGCCTTGCTGGTCTTTCGCGCCTCCGATCGCTCGGTCGTCGAACGCTTCGTTCGGAACGATCCGTACGTGTCCAGCCGTCTGGTCACCCGGTGGGAAGTCCGGCCTTGGTCCGTCGTCGTCGGGAACGAACCCTCCGACGCACCTCCGGCGGGCGCCGGACGATGA
- a CDS encoding alanyl-tRNA editing protein — protein MTELLYLQDSYLREVDASVAAVEDSAVVLDRTIFYPGGGGQPADTGSLRWPGEERRVVEMRRDGEAVWHVLDGPAPTAGTRVRAVLDWDRRYAIMRYHSALHILVGTVYRLFGARVTGGAIYLDRARMDFSLEDLNKERIAAIEQETNRVIVEDRRILVRFVSREEFERSDLVRLARDLVPRDVEQIRVIEIEGYDAQADGGTHVSRAGEIEGLRIVKTENKGKANRRLEIKLGRQADG, from the coding sequence ATGACGGAGCTGCTCTACCTGCAGGACAGCTACCTGAGAGAAGTCGACGCCTCCGTCGCCGCGGTGGAGGACAGCGCCGTCGTCCTCGACCGCACGATCTTCTATCCGGGCGGAGGCGGCCAGCCCGCCGATACCGGCTCGCTGCGCTGGCCGGGAGAGGAGCGGCGGGTGGTCGAGATGCGGCGGGACGGCGAGGCCGTGTGGCATGTGCTGGATGGCCCCGCTCCAACGGCGGGAACACGCGTGCGCGCGGTGCTGGACTGGGACCGACGGTATGCGATCATGCGCTATCATTCTGCGCTGCACATTCTGGTCGGGACGGTCTACCGGCTCTTCGGAGCCCGCGTGACGGGCGGGGCGATCTATCTCGATCGTGCCCGTATGGACTTCTCGCTGGAGGATCTCAACAAAGAGCGCATCGCCGCGATCGAACAGGAGACCAATCGCGTCATCGTCGAGGATCGGCGCATCCTGGTTCGGTTCGTCTCGCGGGAAGAGTTCGAGCGGTCGGACCTCGTCCGGCTGGCCAGGGACCTCGTGCCGAGGGACGTGGAGCAGATCCGGGTCATCGAGATCGAGGGCTACGATGCTCAGGCCGACGGCGGGACGCACGTCTCGCGCGCGGGCGAGATCGAGGGGCTGAGGATCGTGAAAACCGAGAACAAGGGAAAGGCGAACCGCCGGCTGGAGATCAAGCTCGGCCGGCAGGCGGACGGCTGA
- a CDS encoding AMP-binding protein, whose product MASMELVHFARRPFETLHATFRWRIPAVYNIGVDVCDKWARDPGRVALLDVTAEDPAPYTFAELARRSNRWANALRASGIGRGDRVAIVLSQRPEVPLAHIATYKLGAVAVPLAVLFGDDALEFRLRDSGARAVVFDGLTAPKLDRIRDRLPNLQHLIAVDETARGVPGAHGAALLEERASEDFAPAETRPDDPALIMYTSGTTGPPKGAVLPHSALIGHLPAFVLFNNLAPRAGDR is encoded by the coding sequence ATGGCGTCGATGGAGCTGGTCCACTTTGCCCGCAGGCCGTTCGAGACGCTCCACGCGACCTTTCGCTGGCGGATTCCCGCCGTGTACAACATCGGCGTCGACGTCTGTGACAAATGGGCGAGGGATCCCGGGCGCGTGGCATTGTTGGACGTCACCGCGGAAGACCCCGCGCCGTACACGTTTGCGGAACTGGCGCGGAGGTCCAACCGGTGGGCGAACGCGCTGCGGGCCTCAGGCATCGGACGCGGGGACCGGGTGGCCATTGTGCTGTCGCAGCGGCCAGAGGTGCCCCTAGCCCACATCGCGACCTACAAGCTGGGGGCCGTCGCTGTGCCCCTCGCGGTGCTGTTCGGCGACGATGCGCTCGAGTTCCGGTTGCGGGACAGCGGCGCGCGGGCGGTCGTGTTCGACGGCCTGACCGCCCCCAAGCTCGACCGGATCCGGGACCGGCTGCCCAATCTGCAGCATCTCATCGCCGTCGACGAGACCGCGCGCGGCGTACCGGGAGCCCACGGGGCGGCTCTGCTCGAGGAGCGCGCCAGCGAAGACTTTGCGCCGGCCGAGACGCGTCCCGACGATCCCGCGCTGATCATGTACACGTCCGGGACCACGGGTCCCCCCAAGGGCGCCGTGCTTCCCCACTCGGCCCTCATCGGGCACCTGCCCGCGTTCGTCCTCTTCAACAACCTCGCTCCCCGCGCGGGGGATCGG